One window from the genome of Sesamum indicum cultivar Zhongzhi No. 13 linkage group LG15, S_indicum_v1.0, whole genome shotgun sequence encodes:
- the LOC105177849 gene encoding GTP-binding protein At3g49725, chloroplastic, translated as MLRTICRLRSPLSLTPINPSSSSLTDTRVVAAQFPPFLSYFSSSPVLQRRQLNHNEDEFNRDPDGPPRLFVIQPRIRPETYLKAKLEEALNLANSLEQQRDGFYETEFLDKEMPPHLIVQNPAARSPRADTYFGVGTVDTVKCHINNLESKDGVDAVFVNAILTGIQQRNLERAWGKPVLDRVGLIIEIFNAHAQTKEAKLQAELAALMYKRSRLVRVRGPDGRYTFGGIGEAEVVSARGRGSGGRGFISGAGETELQLQRRRILDRRRKLLSDIQEVRRTRAMQRAARKRQGGTLGQEIATVAVVGYTNAGKSTLVSALSNNYLFCDDRLFATVDPKLSSVILPSGRKVLLSDTVGFISDLPVQLVEAFHATLEEVVEADLLVHVLDSSAPNIGEHRETVMQVLGRIGVSEEKLQNMIEVWNKVDLLPKEFDLGEIGGGGYASSFSGEEDAELTGQHDNDQDIEAEPSGDIKDAIYQEQFDDSDDWLSCEDGQDSWVEYDGLSIGCETVNCQQTEFSRDWRPAVKGSLSQSESNGHVKTSAVTGVGLQELLELIDEKLGPSRVVERSIFDRKWRPPRREDDEVAVEQ; from the exons ATGCTAAGAACCATATGTCGCCTGCGTTCCCCACTGTCCTTAACCCCAATAAACCCCTCATCGTCATCATTAACCGACACAAGAGTAGTAGCTGCGCAATTTCCTCCCTTTCTTTCCTATTTCTCGAGCTCACCAGTTCTACAGAGAAGACAGCTCAATCACAACGAGGATGAATTCAACAGGGACCCTGATGGTCCGCCGCGGCTCTTCGTGATACAGCCCAGGATCCGGCCCGAAACCTATTTGAAGGCGAAGCTTGAGGAGGCGTTGAATCTCGCAAATTCTCTTGAACAACAGCGTGATGGGTTTTATGAGACGGAGTTTTTGGACAAAGAAATGCCACCTCATCTTATTGTTCAGAACCCTGCTGCTCGGTCTCCACGGGCGG ATACATATTTTGGAGTTGGGACGGTGGACACTGTTAAGTGCCACATAAATAATTTGGAATCTAAG GATGGGGTGGATGCCGTTTTTGTGAATGCTATTCTTACTGGTATTCAGCAAAGGAATCTGGAG CGAGCCTGGGGAAAACCTGTTCTGGACCGTGTTGGTCTCATAATAGAGATTTTTAATGCTCATGCTCAGACAAAGGAAGCTAAACTACAG GCTGAGTTAGCAGCTCTGATGTACAAGAGAAGCAGGCTTGTTCGAGTTCGTGGTCCTGATGGGCGTTATACATTTGGTGGCATCGGGGAAGCTGAAGTTGTTAGTGCCAGAGG GAGAGGAAGTGGAGGGCGTGGTTTTATAAGTGGTGCTGGAGAAACTGAACTTCAGCTTCAACGGCGAAG AATCTTGGATCGGAGGAGGAAACTGTTATCTGATATCCAAGAAGTTCGAAGAACTCGAGCCATGCAGCGCGCTGCTCGAAAAAGACAGGGAGGGACACTGGGGCAAGAAATTGCTACTGTTGCTGTTGTTGGCTATACAAATGCT GGAAAGTCAACGTTAGTTAGTGCACTCTCAAACAACTATCTTTTTTGTGATGACCG ACTGTTTGCAACAGTTGATCCGAAGCTAAGCAGTGTTATTCTTCCATCAGG GAGGAAAGTGCTGCTTAGTGACACTGTTGGGTTTATATCAGACTTGCCTGTTCAG CTAGTGGAAGCATTTCATGCTACCTTGGAAGAGGTTGTTGAAGCTGACCTCCTTGTG CATGTGCTGGATTCAAGTGCTCCAAATATTGGAGAACACCGGGAAACTGTCATGCAAGTTCTTGGGAGGATAGGGGTGTCTGAGGAGAAGCTCCAGAACATGATTGAAGTTTGGAATAAG GTTGATCTTCTACCAAAGGAATTTGATCTAGGTGAAATTGGTGGAGGAGGTTATGCCAGCAGTTTCTCAGGTGAAGAAGATGCTGAGTTGACAGGTCAACATGATAATGACCAAGATATTGAAGCTGAGCCATCAGGAGATATTAAAGATGCCATTTATCAAGAACAGTTTGATGACTCTGATGATTGGCTCTCCTGTGAGGATGGGCAAGACTCTTGGGTAGAGTATGATGGTCTGTCCATTGGATGCGAGACTGTGAATTGCCAACAAACTGAGTTCTCAAGGGATTGGAGGCCCGCTGTTAAAGGTTCTCTATCTCAATCAGAATCCAATGGCCATGTCAAAACATCTGCAGTAACTGGAGTTGGTTTACAAGAATTACTAGAGCTAATTGATGAGAAGTTGGGACCTTCTCGAGTGGTGGAAAGGAGCATCTTTGATCGAAAGTGGAGACCTCCTCGCAGAGAAGATGACGAGGTAGCAGTTGAGCAATAG
- the LOC105177850 gene encoding pentatricopeptide repeat-containing protein At3g49710: MSEMMQISWNLKNFRQILRACIEQSDLTTGKCLHTLYVKSLVPRITYISNHFILLYSKSGRLPAARKAFDATPDPNVFSFNVMIAAYARESLPHFAQQLFDEIPEPDLISYNTLISAYAECGNVSQALKLFLSMRESGLAMDGFTFSAAITASGEVIGLVKQLHSRVVSGGFHSYTSVNNALISGYSKNGFFHGAERVFREMGEVKDEVSWNSMIVAYGQQREGLKALELYQEMVRRELYVDMFTLASVLSAYTSMEDLLGGMQFHGQMVKMGFHRNAHVGSGLIDLYSKCGGHMLDSRKVFQDIPHPDLVLWNTMISGYSLHDEFSEEALSCFKEMQQAGNLPDDCSFVCVLCACAKMSSPSQGKQIHSLVIKSDIPSNRVSINNALVAMYSKCGNLEDARRLFDRMPEHNNVSLNSMIAGYAQHGLGVQALLIFERMLEKNIAPTSITFVSVLSACAHTGRVEDGHRYFRLMTEKFKIEPEAEHYTCMIDLLGRAGKLDEAEKLIKTMPYDPSIMGWASLLRASRTHGNMELAEKAASQCLQLDPSNASPYVTLAHMYARANRWEEVARIKRYMRDKGVKRRPGCSWIEVDKRIHVFVAEDKSHPMIEKIYKFWEEMSKKIKLAGYVPDVRWVSARDDGLREDEKETIVRHHSEKLAIAFGLLSTKLNVPLLVMKNLRICGDCHNAIKIVSSITRREITVRDCHRFHLFKDGQCSCGNFW; the protein is encoded by the coding sequence ATGTCCGAAATGATGCAAATCTCATGGAACCTCAAGAATTTCCGCCAAATTTTGAGAGCATGTATAGAGCAAAGCGACCTGACAACCGGCAAATGCTTGCACACACTTTATGTCAAGTCTCTTGTCCCACGGATTACGTATATTTCCAATCATTTCATTCTCCTCTACTCCAAATCCGGCCGTCTCCCCGCCGCCCGGAAGGCCTTCGACGCCACCCCGGACCCCAATGTCTTCTCCTTCAACGTCATGATTGCTGCCTATGCCAGAGAATCGTTGCCCCATTTTGCGCAGCaattgtttgatgaaattccGGAACCGGATCTCATCTCCTACAACACCCTCATTTCTGCCTATGCTGAATGCGGTAATGTTTCACAAGCGCTGAAACTCTTTTTGAGTATGCGAGAATCTGGTTTGGCAATGGATGGGTTCACCTTCTCTGCGGCCATTACCGCGTCCGGTGAAGTCATTGGATTGGTGAAGCAGTTGCATAGTAGGGTTGTTTCGGGTGGGTTTCATAGTTATACTTCAGTTAATAATGCTTTGATCTCCGGGTATAGTAAAAACGGGTTCTTTCACGGGGCTGAAAGGGTGTTCCGCGAGATGGGTGAGGTTAAAGACGAGGTGTCCTGGAACTCGATGATTGTGGCATACGGACAGCAGAGAGAAGGGTTGAAAGCGCTGGAATTGTATCAAGAAATGGTCCGTCGGGAGTTGTATGTGGACATGTTTACATTGGCTAGTGTCTTAAGTGCGTATACTAGCATGGAGGATTTGCTTGGTGGGATGCAATTTCATGGTCAGATGGTCAAGATGGGGTTTCATAGAAATGCGCACGTTGGGAGTggtttgattgatttatattcaaaatgtgGTGGTCACATGTTAGACAGCAGAAAGGTGTTTCAGGATATTCCTCATCCTGATTTGGTTCTTTGGAATACAATGATTTCTGGATATTCCCTGCATGACGAGTTCTCAGAAGAGGCTCTCAGTTGCTTCAAGGAGATGCAGCAAGCTGGAAACCTCCCTGATGACTGTAGCTTCGTTTGTGTACTTTGTGCTTGCGCTAAAATGTCATCTCCTTCCCAAGGGAAACAAATACACTCATTGGTCATCAAATCTGATATCCCGTCAAACAGAGTTTCAATAAACAATGCCCTGGTTGCAATGTATTCCAAGTGTGGGAATTTGGAGGATGCAAGGAGGCTATTTGATAGGATGCCAGAGCATAATAACGTGTCACTAAATTCCATGATTGCAGGCTATGCTCAGCATGGTCTTGGGGTCCAAGCattactaatttttgaacgaatgcttgagaaaaatattgcTCCTACAAGTATAACCTTTGTATCGGTTCTTTCTGCCTGTGCTCATACTGGGAGAGTTGAGGATGGACACAGGTACTTCCGTCTAATGACGGAAAAGTTTAAGATAGAACCGGAGGCGGAACACTATACATGCATGATTGACCTTCTGGGCCGAGCGGGAAAACTAGACGAGGCGGAGAAGCTTATTAAGACAATGCCATATGATCCTAGCATCATGGGTTGGGCATCTTTACTTAGGGCCTCCAGAACTCATGGTAACATGGAGCTGGCGGAGAAGGCTGCCAGCCAGTGTCTTCAGCTGGACCCTTCAAATGCATCCCCATATGTTACGCTCGCACACATGTATGCCAGAGCCAACAGATGGGAAGAAGTGGCGAGGATCAAAAGATACATGAGAGACAAAGGGGTGAAGAGAAGGCCAGGTTGCAGTTGGATTGAGGTGGACAAGAGGATTCATGTATTTGTCGCAGAAGATAAATCGCATCCGATGATAGAGAAGATTTACAAGTTCTGGGAAGAGATGTCAAAGAAAATCAAGCTAGCTGGCTACGTGCCTGACGTGAGATGGGTTTCAGCTAGAGATGATGGATTAAGGGAAGACGAAAAGGAGACGATTGTGAGGCATCACAGTGAGAAACTGGCCATCGCATTTGGGCTATTATCAACCAAACTCAATGTTCCTTTACTGGTGATGAAGAACTTGAGAATATGCGGGGACTGTCATAATGCTATTAAAATAGTATCTTCTATCACTAGAAGGGAAATCACTGTTAGAGATTGCCATAGATTTCACCTCTTTAAAGATGGTCAATGCTCCTGTGGGAATTTCTGGTGA
- the LOC105177848 gene encoding DEAD-box ATP-dependent RNA helicase 16 gives MAKRKHNTQNDDAEQKQEKDKPQEKAEDKTVIAGEGEQDEEEQSFEELGLDSRLIRALSKKSIEKPTPIQRVAIPLILEGKDVVARAKTGSGKTFAYLLPLLQKLFADSPSKKSSAPAAFILVPTRELCQQVYSEAMSLIELCRVQLKVVQLTSTMSPSDLKTSLAGFPDIIVSTPACVQTCLSSGMLQARALQESLSVLVLDEADLLLSYGYEDDLKALTAHVPKRCQCLLMSATSSADVEKLKKLILHNPYILTLPEVGDVKDDIIPKNVQQFYISCSARDKLVHILALLKLELVQKKVLIFANSIDMSFRLKLFFEQFGIKSAVLNAELPQNSRLHILEEFNAGLFDYLIATDVSQTAEEHNDKESRAPRKKSKKHSKRKLDAEFGVVRGIDFKNVHTVVNFEMPQTAAGYVHRIGRTGRAYNTGASVSLVSPEEMEIFEEIKSLLGESDSVDSKFIAPFPLLSKNAVESLRYRAEDVARSVTKIAVRESRAQDLRNEILNSEKLKAHFQDNPKDLDLLKHDKVLSKNAPAQHLRDVPEYLLDPTTQEASKIVKLARAAMGNPSSTRRKGFRGKFKRSRDPLKTFSAEGPKRPHGAGMKRKGKNQDDGN, from the exons atggcaaaaagaaaacacaataCGCAGAATGATGATGCCGAACAGAAACAGGAAAAGGATAAACCACAAGAAAAAGCGGAAGATAAAACGGTTATAGCAGGGGAAGGAGAACAGGATGAGGAAGAGCAGAGCTTCGAAGAGTTGGGGTTGGATAGCCGTCTCATTCGTGCCCTATCCAAGAAATCAATCGAAAAGCCTACTCCAATTCAGCGTGTCGCCATCCCTCTTATCCTC GAAGGCAAAGATGTTGTGGCCCGAGCGAAAACCGGCTCTGGGAAAACATTTGCGTATCTGCTTCCACTGCTTCAGAAGCTTTTTGCTGATTCACCTTCGAAAAAGAGTTCTGCTCCTGCTGCTTTCATTCTTGTTCCAACTCGTGAATTATGTCAACAA GTTTATTCGGAGGCGATGTCTCTTATTGAATTATGCAGAGTGCAACTAAAAGTTGTTCAATTGACAAGCACGATGTCTCCTTCTGACTTG AAAACATCGTTGGCTGGGTTTCCTGATATCATTGTATCAACTCCTGCTTGTGTACAAACATGCTTGTCAAGTGGCATGCTTCAAGCTAGAGCTCTTCAAGAATCACTATCAGTTCTTGTCCTTGACGAG GCAGATCTTCTCTTGTCGTATGGATATGAGGATGATCTAAAAGCGCTTACAGCTCATGTTCCAAAGCGTTGCCAATGCCTTCTCATGTCTGCTACATCAAG TGCTGATGTTGAAAAGCTGAAAAAGCTTATTCTACATAATCCATACATTTTGACTTTACCTGAAGTGGGAGATGTAAAGGATGATATTATCCCCAAAAATGTTCAGcaattttat ATTTCATGCAGTGCCAGGGACAAGCTTGTGCACATCCTTGCCCTCTTGAAGCTGGAGCTGGTCCAAAAGAAAGTGCTCATTTTTGCTAATTCAATTGACATGAGTTTTAGACTGAAGCTGTTTTTTGAACAG TTTGGGATCAAATCTGCAGTTTTAAATGCTGAGCTGCCTCAAAATTCTCGTCTACACATTCTTGAG GAATTCAATGCTGGTCTTTTTGATTACCTTATTGCAACCGATGTGAGTCAAACAGCAGAAGAGCATAATGATAAGGAAAGTCGTGCTCCTcgaaaaaaatctaaaaaacaTTCCAAGCGAAAGTTAGACGCAGAATTTGGTGTAGTCAGAGGAATAGACTTCAAAAATGTGCACACG GTGGTCAACTTTGAGATGCCTCAAACTGCTGCCGGATATGTGCATCGGATTGGACGGACTGGAAGAGCATATAATACTGGTGCATCTGTCTCTTTG GTCTCTCCGGAAGAGATGGagatttttgaagaaattaaatccCTTTTGGGTGAAAGTGACAGTGtggattcaaaatttattgctcCATTTCCATTACTTAGTAAGAATGCTGTGGAGTCCTTACGCTACAGGGCCGAG GATGTTGCAAGGAGTGTAACAAAAATTGCGGTGAGGGAATCACGTGCGCAGGATCTAAGAAATGAAATTCTCAATTCTGAAAA GTTGAAGGCTCATTTTCAAGATAACCCAAAGGACTTAG ACCTATTGAAACACGACAAAGTTCTGAGCAAAAATGCACCTGCTCAGCACCTGCGTGATGTACCTGAGTACTTACTGGACCCCACAACACAAGAAGCTAGCAAGATTGTAAAGCTTGCTCGAGCTGCCATGGGAAATCCCAGCTCTACTCGCCGTAAAGGATTTAGaggaaaatttaaaagaagtaGAGATCCTCTGAAAACATTTTCTGCTGAG GGACCAAAGCGGCCACATGGAGCTGGGATGAAGAGGAAAGGTAAAAATCAGGATGATGGTAACTGA